GCCTGAGCAGCCGTATTTTCTACCAGCCCTACTGAATTCTCATGGCTCAGGAACATTGTCAGAGATGCTTGCGGATCGAAATCGATGGCCAGAATACGCAGGTCTTCGAACAGAAGCTGAGGATGAGCCCGAAAAGCATGTGATAATGAAGCGGTAGAAACTGTCTTGGAACCTCCACCTTTAAGATTACATACAAAAATCGTGAAGGCTTTATCGAAGCGATCCCTGTACTTGGGTACTTTACGATGGAAATAGAGATCGATGACATTCTGAATCGTCATCGCGTATTTCATCGTATTGCCGGAGGGTTTCTTTTTAAAAATGTAACCACCGGCTTCCATTTCGGCCACAGCATACTCAACACTACCTTTACTGAGCTTAGGCAGCTTATACAGTGCGGCTTTGCTGTATTCCTGATAGAACTCGGTAAGCTTCAATTCCTCTTTTTGCAGGCGGATACTTTCGCTCAAAGATGTCAGAAGCTTACCTGCACGTGTGGCGACTTTCCGTAACTGCTCAATATTTTCCATTTATCACCTCATGATGTTTTTTGTCATTTTGAACAAAAAGAATCATGTTGCAATAAAAAAATCATATTATTTTGATTTATCTCTCAACAGGGGGAGAGTTTGGACAAGCTCGACGGGCGTGACACTAGGTCACATTTGAGTTTATCCCTCCATCAGGTTGTCAGCGATATCGCGACATTATATTCAGCTGCCGCAGATAGGCGGAGAGAAGAGTCTTTAGAATATCTGAAAAAAGGGAAGAAGGTTGTTAAGTCAGTAACTATTGATGATTAAAGGAGGTTTAGGAAGGGGGCCGAACCACCCCAGAACGTTCCCTGAAGGAACGGCAATTCCGTTCACCGCCAATATTAGCTTTTCCCGGGCTGTGATAACATCTCAGGGTCATTTTTCAGAGCCAGGGCAGATGAAAAAGAAAAACAGCACACCCACTCCTCACGATGCCACGTTCAGGCAGTTCCTGACACAACCGGATATTGCCCGAGATTTCATGGAAATCCACCTGCCAGCAGAGCTTCGGGCTATCTGCGACCTCAGCACACTGAAGCTGGAATCAGGCTCGTTCGTCGAGGATGACCTCCGCCAGTATTTCAGCGACGTCCTCTACAGCCTGAAAACTACAGCCGGCGACGGATACATTCATGTCCTGGTCGAGCACCAGTCAACGCCTGACAAACATATGGCTTTCCGCCTGATACGCTATGCTGTGGCCGCCATGCAGCGCCACCTGGATGCTGGACATAAAAAGCTGCCGCTTGTGATACCTGTGCTGTTCTATACGGGTAAGCGCAGCCCGTATCCGTATTCCACCCGGTGGCTGGATGAGTTTGACGATCCGGCGCTGGCAGGCAAACTTTACAGCGACGCTTTTCCTCTGGTAGACGTTACGGCCATTCCGGATGATGAAATCGCTGGCCATCGCAGCATGGCTGCCCTGACCTTATTGCAGAAACATATTCATCAGCGGGACCTGGCAGAACTGGTTGATCGGCTGGCGCCCATTTTACTGGCCGGATATCTGTCTTCATCGCAGGTCATATCGCTGGTACACTATATAGTGCAGGCAGGCGAAACGTCCGACGCCGAAGCCTTTGTACGCGAACTGGCACAGCGTGTGCCGCAACACGGAGACGCACTCATGACCATCGCACAACAGCTTGAACAGAAGGGTATTGAGAAGGGCATCCAGCTGGGTGAACAACGTGGTATTGAAAAAGGCCGCAATGAAGGTAAGTTGGAAGTTGCCCGTACCATGCTGCAGAACGGCATTGATCGTAATACCGTCATGAAAATGACCGGTCTGACTGAAGACGATTTGGCTCAAATACGCCACTAATCATCCTTTCCTGACACTCCCTGTCTGGGCATCAGCGTAAAATTGGTGAGGCAGGGAGGCATCCCTTGCAGGCTCTACTGTCAGCCACAGCAATAAATCAGCTTCCTCACTGTCGCTATATTCCCCGTCAATCTCGGTTGTCAAAAGCCATATCGCGGGTTGAATGTAAGAGATAAATACTTTCATACCTGAATCAAGTGCCACCAGATTTCGGGTAGATCATTCCCGAGTGTCCAACAGATGGTAGTTCCAGTGGATATCCTTCGTTGTTTCCAGCGCATACGTCAACCGGGACAGATCGTTATTCTCAGGCAATTCATCGGGGCAGGAACGTCAGAAGTTATTCTGCCTACTTGTCAGTTTCGTGTTGATACTAAGCTGGAATCCCATTTTCGGAAAATATTTCTTGAGGCACCAGGCGGCAGTATTCCTCGGTATGTTGCCTGCGAGCTTTCATATAGTTGCCAAAAATCTATAGTGCTCGCCACAGCCATGTGACCGAGCAACGCGAGCGAACTGGCGAGGAAGCGCAAAAGAACGAAAGTTAACTGAGCACGTATGCACCGATGTGATTTTATCCACTTATACACACCTTCGATCCAATCAACCAGATCATAATTGAGATCCACTATCGATCCCTGAAAGATCAATAAGATCCCTTGCCTGTTTTATTGTTTTAAATCAATTGATTACATTAATTTTACACCACTATAGATAGTAATTCATCCACTGGAGTGAGAATACTAGCCGCTGTGGGCTGAGGTGAAACCACTGTATGTTGAAGAATATCCACTGAAACCAGAAGAACGTAACCACTGTGAAGAGTGGTCTTGCTGACTATTGTGGATAATCAGAGGCCTTACCTCCGTTTTTGGGGCCTCAGATGGCTGATAGGATATGTCTTTCTCTTTATAGAGGATAATAACCACTGTGGAGAGATGATAGATCAGCAAAGCGGTAGGCTGACAGCTACAGTCAGTGTACCATCCACTGTAAACAGCTAATCAGACGACGGGTAGACCGATATGGAAAGGGATAACAATCTGATCACAGCATCCTTCAGCGAACAGGATAAGGAGACCGGTAACGTTGTCACACTGACACCTAATTCAAACAATACGGTCCAGCCGGTAGCCCTGATGCGGCTGGGTCTGTTCGTGCCGACGCTTAAATCCACTGCGCGTGGCCGTAAGGGCCAGATGTCATCAATGGACGCGACTAGCGAGCTGAGACAGTTGTCGCTTGTCAGGGCTGAAGGTTATGAAAACATTCAGATTACCGGTGCACGTCTGGACATGGACAGCGACTTCAAAACATGGGTCGGGATAATCCATGCGTTCGCCCGGCATAAAACCATTGGTGACAGCGTAACCCTGCCTTTCGTTGAATTCGTGAAACTCTGTGGTATACCCTCGGCCCGTTCTTCTGCAAAACTGCGCAAACGCCTAGATGCTTCACTGACCCGCATCGCCACAAATACGATCTCTTTTTCCAATAAAGAAGGGGATTACTATGTAACGCATCTGGTCCAGTCGGCTAAATACAGTTTTAAAACGGATCAGGTGACGTTACAGGCCGACCCGAAAATCTTCGAACTGTATCAGTTTGACCGCAAAGTACTTTTGCAACTGCGGGCGATCAATGAACTCTCGCGTAAGGAGTCTGCCCAAGCTCTGTATACCTTTATTGAAAGTCTGCCGCCCAATCCGGTGCCAATCTCGCTTGCACGTCTCAGGGCCCGTCTGAACCTCACCTCGAGGACCATCACCCAGAATGCAACCGTCCGTAAAGCCATGGAGCAGCTGCGTGATATTGGATATCTAGATTATTCAGAGCTGAAACGTGGGCGAGTGGTCTACTTCTGTATTCACGAGCGCCGTCCCAAACTGCGTCCTCGGGACATTCCCCTTGCTCTGGCTGATGTTGAGGATGAGATCATTCCGGCTGAGGTGCCAGAAGGGAAAATGGTCATGCTGAGCAAAGAAGAGCATGCGCTGCTGGAGCGTATCCGTCGCGGTGAATTGCGCTAACCTCTGTAGTGTGATGAACCTAATAAACTAACCACTGTGGTGAGTAAATGCTGCGTTTAGCCTTCGAAAACAGATCTTTTTCTCACCACAGTGGTTATTTTGCTCTGTCTGCTGTCTTCAGAGGTTAGTAAAGCTCTTTCCACATATCTGCCTACAGTGGATATGCTCAGCCTGACGGAAGAGAACGCAGGATCTCTGCCGCATCACACCCATCTCCGGTAAACGGAACGGCAAGCGTAGCGGCCACTTCCAGAGTAAACACACGCGTAAAGACTTCCATCGAGCGCGGTTAAACAGCTTCATCACCCCCGCTACGTTCTCCTGTCAGCGGTTTTGTCTGTCGGACAGGGTCGCCAAATACGACATCGAGGCTGCTCGGTAAGAGACAAATGCCGTTCACGCCCGCTTTTCATTTCTAACACCAGTTCTGTTCAGAACTGGTTTCTGGACAGAACTGGCGCGTAAGCCTTTTAAAGATTATCCCTGTCTTTTCAACATCGCCACTGCTTCGATACCTGGCATCTGGAACTGCACGCGATGCCTAGCCGCGACATCAAGCGCAAACACTCTGGTATACACCTCAGTCGAGCTGACAGACTTGTGCCCCATCAGGCTCTGCAGCACCTTCAGCGGAATACCTGCATACAGCATATGCATTGCGTAGGAGTGGCGGAAGGTGTGCGGTGTTACTGGCACCGAGAATCTCACTCCGTCAGCAGCGGCCGCTTCCACGGCTTCGTTCAGCCAGGTCCTTACCGTCCGATCTGTGATTTCCCAGATACGTGCCTTCTCCGTTCTGCCGGTTCGCTTATTGCGACGTTCGAGCGGAATTTTCAGGGTTGCCACCATCATCTCCAGCTGGCTGACATACTGGTGATCGGAAAGTGGAACCAGCCGATGAGCCTGACTGCTGGCAGGCACACGTCCGGCCGTTCTGGCCGCCCTCTCCGTTCGCTGCTTGAGGGTGGCCAGTTGTACGAACGGGTAGGGCGATGCCAGGGAAAAATCACTCCGGGTCAGGGCCAGGGCTTCATTGATACGTGCGCCCGTGTTCCAGAGGGTAGCCAGCAGCATCTTGCGGTGAAGATCGTGAACATGATGGAGCAGGGCGCTCACTTCCGGTGCCAGCAGGTATTTCGGTAGTTCGTCCTGAACGAGAGCCATCTGGCGCAGGGCCAGGGCGGCAGGGTAGTCGATGGCTACCGGCAGCTGCGTGGTAACGGGCTGAGGATAATGTGCAGGAAGGTTCTGGTTCATATAGTTATCCGTGAGAAGTATTTTCCTGATGACAGTAAACCGGAGGCTCACCAGGATTACGGGTGATATAGTTCGGAAAATCCGTGATCTCAGTCTGGCTGTAGGGGGTAAAGCTCTCTCCGGTCACTAACCGGCTCCGGAATCCCTCCAGCACTGTTTTTTCCCCTTTGGGCCCGGCCGTCGGCATTGAGACGCTCATACTGGTCGGATCAATACGCGAATACTGACCGGTCCTGTCGCTACGCTGACTCATTCTGTAGGTCAGCGTCATTCCGCTGCTGCCTTCGGGGCCCAAGTAGCGGAGATGTCATACGTGGTGAGTCCTTTTATCTGGCTGATGACTGTTCCGCGAACCATCATGGTCGTGGGGGGCTGAACGCTTCCGTCACCCGGTAAATCAGATCTGCAGACCACTACACTGCCTAGCGGATAGGCCGTATCCAGACGCTGCATTTCTTCAAAGGTGGCAGCACTGGCCACGGGGGACGTAACGGCAGTGATCCAGCAGAGATCTGTATTCCATGCTTGAAGAGTACTTTCATAATTATCATTCCTGCCAGCGTATGAGCTTTTTGGCGCTCTACAAACGGGAAATCTCGCCAACATTTGTATATCAATCAGCCATCCAGCAACTGAAGCTCGAAAATAATACCCATTTTGGCTTTTTCTTCACGTTCATCTGTTAGTTCATCGCAATCAGCGGAGGATGGATTAAGGATTGATAGATCCGGTTGCAAATAGTTATCAGCAAGTTCCCACTGGTTTGCATTACCAAC
This genomic window from Enterobacter huaxiensis contains:
- a CDS encoding Rpn family recombination-promoting nuclease/putative transposase, whose amino-acid sequence is MKKKNSTPTPHDATFRQFLTQPDIARDFMEIHLPAELRAICDLSTLKLESGSFVEDDLRQYFSDVLYSLKTTAGDGYIHVLVEHQSTPDKHMAFRLIRYAVAAMQRHLDAGHKKLPLVIPVLFYTGKRSPYPYSTRWLDEFDDPALAGKLYSDAFPLVDVTAIPDDEIAGHRSMAALTLLQKHIHQRDLAELVDRLAPILLAGYLSSSQVISLVHYIVQAGETSDAEAFVRELAQRVPQHGDALMTIAQQLEQKGIEKGIQLGEQRGIEKGRNEGKLEVARTMLQNGIDRNTVMKMTGLTEDDLAQIRH
- a CDS encoding RepB family plasmid replication initiator protein produces the protein MERDNNLITASFSEQDKETGNVVTLTPNSNNTVQPVALMRLGLFVPTLKSTARGRKGQMSSMDATSELRQLSLVRAEGYENIQITGARLDMDSDFKTWVGIIHAFARHKTIGDSVTLPFVEFVKLCGIPSARSSAKLRKRLDASLTRIATNTISFSNKEGDYYVTHLVQSAKYSFKTDQVTLQADPKIFELYQFDRKVLLQLRAINELSRKESAQALYTFIESLPPNPVPISLARLRARLNLTSRTITQNATVRKAMEQLRDIGYLDYSELKRGRVVYFCIHERRPKLRPRDIPLALADVEDEIIPAEVPEGKMVMLSKEEHALLERIRRGELR
- a CDS encoding site-specific integrase; translated protein: MNQNLPAHYPQPVTTQLPVAIDYPAALALRQMALVQDELPKYLLAPEVSALLHHVHDLHRKMLLATLWNTGARINEALALTRSDFSLASPYPFVQLATLKQRTERAARTAGRVPASSQAHRLVPLSDHQYVSQLEMMVATLKIPLERRNKRTGRTEKARIWEITDRTVRTWLNEAVEAAAADGVRFSVPVTPHTFRHSYAMHMLYAGIPLKVLQSLMGHKSVSSTEVYTRVFALDVAARHRVQFQMPGIEAVAMLKRQG